In Xiphophorus couchianus chromosome 8, X_couchianus-1.0, whole genome shotgun sequence, the following proteins share a genomic window:
- the tor1 gene encoding torsin family 1 isoform X1, whose translation MQPRKQHVLLLWLLFYSSMAEALEPISTTIAVGMAAALTGILARYQNIFYYFHECCRPEWISFNITRLKTDLDCKLFGQHIASRIILKAVNGFMSNTNPKKPLVLSLHGWTGTGKNFVSQLIAESVFAEGMHSRFVHVFTSTLHFPHAEHIATYKSQLQQWVRGNVTNCERSMFIFDEMDKMHPGLIDSIKPYLDYYDKLDGVSYRKSIFIFLSNAGGDGIIQTALEFWKAGKNREEIELKDLETTLSLSVFNNNKSGFFRTSLIDKNLVDFFVPFLPLEYEHVVQCAMAEMEARNLKPNPDVADMVARDLVYFPKSERVFSVKGCKTIESKLDFYT comes from the exons ATGCAGCCGAGAAAGCAACACGTCCTGCTCCTCTGGTTGCTTTTCTACTCCAGCATGGCGGAGGCGCTGGAACCCATTAGCACCACTATCGCAGTAGGAATGGCTGCGGCTCTCACGGGGATTTTAGCGAGATACCAGAACATTTTCTACTACTTCCACGAGTGCTGCCGACCCGAGTGGATATCATTCAATATAACAA GGCTCAAGACGGACCTGGACTGCAAGCTGTTCGGACAGCACATTGCATCCCGCATCATCTTAAAAGCTGTGAACGGCTTCATGAGCAACACGAACCCGAAGAAGCCCCTGGTGCTCTCTCTCCACGGGTGGACCGGCACCGGGAAGAACTTTGTGAGCCAGCTCATCGCCGAAAGCGTTTTCGCCGAAGGAATGCACAGCCGCTTCGTCCACGTGTTCACGTCCACACTTCACTTCCCACACGCGGAGCACATAGCCACCTACAAG TCTCAGTTGCAGCAATGGGTCAGAGGCAATGTGACCAACTGTGAGCGCTCCATGTTCATCTTTGACGAGATGGACAAGATGCACCCGGGCctgattgacagcattaagcCATACCTGGACTATTATGACAAGCTAGACGGGGTTTCTTATCGGAAATccatcttcatcttcctcag CAACGCAGGAGGAGATGGCATCATCCAGACGGCTCTGGAATTCTGGAAAGCGGGAAAAAATCGAGAAGAGATCGAGCTCAAAGACCTGGAAACGACACTCTCGCTGTCCGtgttcaacaacaacaaaa GCGGCTTCTTTCGTACAAGTTTGATCGACAAGAACCTGGTGGACTTCTTCGTTCCCTTCCTGCCTCTGGAGTACGAGCACGTGGTACAGTGCGCCATGGCTGAGATGGAAGCCAGAAACCTCAAACCGAACCCCGACGTGGCGGACATGGTGGCCAGGGATTTGGTCTACTTCCCCAAATCTGAGCGAGTGTTCTCCGTCAAAGGCTGCAAGACGATAGAGAGCAAACTGGACTTCTACACATAG
- the tor1 gene encoding torsin family 1 isoform X2, which produces MKASHICLWVTLAFSGLVSAFDPITTTVVVGFGAALGRAIFKYFKETCDPKWIAYNATGLKTDLDCKLFGQHIASRIILKAVNGFMSNTNPKKPLVLSLHGWTGTGKNFVSQLIAESVFAEGMHSRFVHVFTSTLHFPHAEHIATYKSQLQQWVRGNVTNCERSMFIFDEMDKMHPGLIDSIKPYLDYYDKLDGVSYRKSIFIFLSNAGGDGIIQTALEFWKAGKNREEIELKDLETTLSLSVFNNNKSGFFRTSLIDKNLVDFFVPFLPLEYEHVVQCAMAEMEARNLKPNPDVADMVARDLVYFPKSERVFSVKGCKTIESKLDFYT; this is translated from the exons ATGAAGGCTTCGCATATCTGTTTGTGGGTGACACTGGCGTTCAGCGGGTTGGTGAGCGCGTTTGATCCGATCACAACAACGGTGGTGGTCGGTTTCGGGGCCGCGCTGGGGCGGGCTATCTTCAAATACTTCAAGGAAACGTGCGATCCAAAATGGATAGCCTATAACGCAACAG GGCTCAAGACGGACCTGGACTGCAAGCTGTTCGGACAGCACATTGCATCCCGCATCATCTTAAAAGCTGTGAACGGCTTCATGAGCAACACGAACCCGAAGAAGCCCCTGGTGCTCTCTCTCCACGGGTGGACCGGCACCGGGAAGAACTTTGTGAGCCAGCTCATCGCCGAAAGCGTTTTCGCCGAAGGAATGCACAGCCGCTTCGTCCACGTGTTCACGTCCACACTTCACTTCCCACACGCGGAGCACATAGCCACCTACAAG TCTCAGTTGCAGCAATGGGTCAGAGGCAATGTGACCAACTGTGAGCGCTCCATGTTCATCTTTGACGAGATGGACAAGATGCACCCGGGCctgattgacagcattaagcCATACCTGGACTATTATGACAAGCTAGACGGGGTTTCTTATCGGAAATccatcttcatcttcctcag CAACGCAGGAGGAGATGGCATCATCCAGACGGCTCTGGAATTCTGGAAAGCGGGAAAAAATCGAGAAGAGATCGAGCTCAAAGACCTGGAAACGACACTCTCGCTGTCCGtgttcaacaacaacaaaa GCGGCTTCTTTCGTACAAGTTTGATCGACAAGAACCTGGTGGACTTCTTCGTTCCCTTCCTGCCTCTGGAGTACGAGCACGTGGTACAGTGCGCCATGGCTGAGATGGAAGCCAGAAACCTCAAACCGAACCCCGACGTGGCGGACATGGTGGCCAGGGATTTGGTCTACTTCCCCAAATCTGAGCGAGTGTTCTCCGTCAAAGGCTGCAAGACGATAGAGAGCAAACTGGACTTCTACACATAG
- the LOC114149388 gene encoding torsin-1A-like isoform X3: MHPRKKHVLLILLLLLSSKAEELDNTAVGMAVLVVGTGILWCSILLSYESCSPVWISFNSTRLETDLDNKLFGQHIASSIILKAVNGFMSNTNPKKPLVLSFHGWTGTGKNLVSQFIAESIYSKGMKSDFVHLFTSTFHFPHKHMIDTYKSQLQQWVRDSVTNCERSMFIFDEMDKMHPGLIDSIKQYLEYYDNLDGVSYGKSIFIFLSNAGGDDITKTALEFWKAGKGREEITLKDLEKTLSLSVFNDQNGGFFHTSLIDKNLVDFFVPFLPVEEIHIVQCAMAEMKARNLRPNRDVANKVARDMIYFPKDERVFSSTGCKTVQHKLNFYR; encoded by the exons ATGCATCCGAGGAAGAAACATGTCCTGCTCATCTTGCTGCTTCTGTTGTCCAGCAAGGCGGAGGAGCTGGACAACACCGCAGTGGGAATGGCTGTTCTCGTTGTTGGCACAGGAATTTTATGGTGTTCCATTTTATTGTCCTACGAATCCTGCTCACCCGTTTGGATATCCTTCAATAGTACAA GGCTCGAGACGGACCTGGACAACAAGCTGTTCGGACAGCACATTGCGTCCAGCATCATCTTAAAAGCTGTGAACGGCTTCATGAGCAACACGAACCCAAAGAAGCCCCTGGTGCTCTCTTTCCACGGGTGGACCGGCACCGGGAAGAACTTAGTGAGCCAGTTCATCGCCGAAAGCATTTACAGCAAAGGAATGAAAAGTGACTTTGTCCACTTGTTCACATCCACTTTTCACTTCCCACATAAACATATGATTGATACCTACAAG TCTCAGTTGCAGCAGTGGGTCAGAGACAGTGTGACCAACTGTGAGCGCTCCATGTTCATCTTTGACGAGATGGACAAGATGCATCCAggcttgattgacagcattaagcAGTACCTGGAATACTATGACAATCTGGATGGGGTTTCTTATGGGAAGTccatcttcatcttcctcag CAACGCAGGAGGAGACGACATCACTAAGACGGCTCTAGAATTCTGGAAGGCGGGAAAAGGTAGAGAAGAGATCACGCTCAAAGACCTGGAAAAAACACTCTCACTGTCTGTGTTCAATGACCAAAATG GGGGCTTCTTTCACACAAGTTTGATCGACAAGAACctggtggatttttttgttcctttcctGCCTGTGGAGGAAATACACATAGTCCAGTGCGCCATGGCCGAGATGAAAGCCAGAAACCTCAGACCAAACCGCGACGTGGCGAACAAGGTGGCCAGAGATATGATCTATTTCCCTAAAGATGAAAGAGTGTTCTCTTCCACAGGTTGTAAGACGGTACAGCACAAACTAAACTTCTACAGATAG